The genome window ACTCAGAAGGCTGCCAAAGATTATTGGCTGACTGTCTGAATTTATTTTCTGCTGAAATCCACATTGATGCCTTtttttacctctagacttgactactcTAACACACTCCTGGTTGGCCTTCAAAATTGCACCCTCATTAAACtggaactcatccaaaactctgctgccctatcctcacttgcaccaagtcctgttgacttatcacccctgtgctcgctaACCTTCATtgctcctggttaagcaacacctcaattttaaaattcatattttcaaatctcaccatgcttTCACCCTTCCCTGtcactgtaaactcctccagtgcCACAACTGTCTTGAAATGTCTTCCTTCATCTCATTCTGACATCTTGTGCGTCCCTGATTTTATTACTGCATTGccagtggccgtgccttcagctgcctagactCCTTTCTCTGGAATTTTATCTCTTAAATCAGTccgcctctctatctctctttccacTTTTACAGTTCTCCTTAAAACTTGCCTGTTTGGTAATCATTTGACCATCTGTTCTAATCTGCACGTATATGACATGGTGTCATTTGCTTTATGATGCTCCTGTGTAGTGCCGTGGGACATTTTATTCCATTAAAGGCACTACTATGATTATTTGCAACTGCATTTCTGTTGTGGTTTATGTGGCAGGGAGAGTGGCTGAACTTGGGTTTGTACATTATAAGCTGTACTTTTATTGGCGAAGAATTACACAGAGTGATATAGCACTAACTGAGGATGCTCGGCTTGTCCTGATTCTTCGAAAGAGATTACCAATCAgtcctgttccttgttctttccccatagctctgtaaATTCTTCCACTTCAAGTaaataatatctccaaatttgcagatgacacaaatctGGGGGATGCACagttgcttcagtgtgatttggacaagctgagtgagtgggccaaATACATGGAAGCTGCagcataatgtgggtaaatgtgaggttatccaccctgatagcaaaaacagaaagacagattattatttgaatggctgTAGATTGAGAACTATTTTCAAATGGTGGACAAACCCCTCATAACATTACATATAGCTGAGCACATTGTTTAATTAGTACAAAAGTTAGAATTTGTATTAAGTTAAATGTTCAAGTTATGCTTAAGTTTATTGTCTACACTTGCAGATGAATCATTCAAACATATGTCTCATTTATTATGAAGGGGAGGGATATAGAGCATGGGATTTTCCAACTATGCTCGCCCCAAAGCtgaaaaatcccgtccgaggtcaacggacctttgctatGATTCGCGTggagggcggaatgggaaaacgcCCCCAGTGTATTAGCGCAAAAAAGAGCAATGTATATGTTTTGTTTGAACATACCAAACATAATTGTACCATTAGAGGAGGTATGCAAGCAGAAGCAAAGAGGCTATTTAATAAAAGAAGCCATGTTATTCTTGCACTTTTCCTTCTGGACTGTTTCTATCTGTTCCTAGTCCAAAGAACCTCACACTGCCCAGTCCCTTTTGTTAGGAAATAGATATAAGCCGGAATTCTGCAGCCGTTCatactggcgggattctccggtcccaccagtAACATACTCCTGCTTGCAGGGgtgcatcaatgggaattcccatggacagtggcgggaccagagaacctCGCCATGAGCAAACAACCCACCACCTTCAGCCGATGGGAAATACGCGGCtgggagatcggagaattccggccacagttATAAATAAGTCATATTTGTATTTGAGAGTGTTGGGAATAAGTTATGGCTTAACATTTAAGCTTAATTTGTGTGTTAAGAAAAGGTTAAGAGCTTGTATTTTGGTTTCATTTTTATAAAGTGGCTTTTAAGTCtgtgggtgcgaaaacttggagaagtcgggcgtgaggctagtcgcgcgatccgcacccgcctccgcgccagttccccctttaccaaggcccaaaaatggccgcgatcgggcccaTGCCCGAAATGGgggcaatggccatttaaatacatttgcatgcacttaaattgactgaatgggctgcacgcccaatcttaccggcactttcccctttaccaccatgttcgcctatccagaattggcgcgaaacagacatgcgccacaaaagtctgattcgggcgctccagctagtgaggaggtaagtgccaagtgtCCAGTGGCTCTACTTGAGAtcggggaggtcgggggggggaattcactgccactctgcctgtgatcagtgagtggggggggggtccgctgccactctgcctgtgatcagtgagggggaaagggggcatccgctgccactttgcctgtgatcagtgagtgggggggtcagctgccactctgcctgtgatcagtgagggggcaaggggggggggggggtccactgccactctgcctgagatcagtgaggaggaagaggggtccgctgccactctgcctgcgatcagtaaggggggaggggcccgtgatcggtctgggtggtggggggataaggaggtcagtaatgttgtgggggtggggcaatgtctgtgtgggccaaggggaggcattattcAGCCCCAGTGCGATGTGGCAGGGAGCAGCATTCCTGTCATTATTTttcagcacatgcgcagttagaggcacccattggagctgcaggattttgtcgtgttaagccccgcccaccagcctctgcagggcgatttggaatcgctgatgttttttcaggcagagtgcgtatgggggcgcctgagaacaggtctaaaaatcggatctgaaacactcccagtttcaagtccgcccaccacttagaatcaaaatggtaaaattataaggaggggctggataggctgggacattttttccctggagcgtgggaggatgaGCAGTGACCTATCTTATAGAGATTTattaaatcatgaggggcatagataaagtgaatagccaaggtcttttccccagggtaggggagtccaagacTAGAGAGCATacctttaagatgagaggggaaagatttaaaagggacccaagGGGCtactttttcacacacacagtgatgtgaatatggaatgagctgccagaggagttggtagaggtgggtacaattacaacatttaaaatacatttggacagttgcatggatgggaaagatttagagggataagggccaaatgcaggcaaatgggactgattggccaaagggcctgtttccgtgctgtatatctctatgacccaGAAAGAAGCAGCATTCCACAGACACTGGCAGTGAGTCCCAAATTAAAGAACAGAACAGTCCCAGAAACCCAGGGAATGGGACAGAAAAGAGTTCCAAGAAGACTGTGaggtcaaaagaacaaagaacaggataaAAGGTAAAAGGTTTTGTTCAGTGGAGTTGAGAGTGAGGAGCAAGAAGAAGCCCCATGTTAAAAGGCAAAACTGCAGGAAGAAGAGATAAAGCACTAAGCTTGTGAGAAGCCAGAGATGTGGGGTGATCATAAGGTTGGTGACACCTTACTATGGGCCCGTGAAGTAGTGTTCTGTTGGGTACCTGAGTGCCTTGGTGATCCAGGACAGAGCGATGCTGGAAGgagaggttgaaatcctggaggtggatcccGGGTGAAGACATCCAAGAGAAAGCATAATTTAGACGATTCCAAGGTGTGTTCTTCAAGAGCAGAGATTGGAAACCCACGTATAGAAGACAGTGTTCCAGTGAGACTATTTGGCTCATAGTGTGATAAGCGTCTGGGGGAATTGGTTAGAGATCCATAGAAGTTACTCAGGGTGTTGCCTATTgctttacatggactgtgtacttactgagaaaattacagcattagATAGATTTTGTAtttgtgttatccttacaaatctgtatatatctgtTGTGGTATAgttggggtgaaggagtagtgtatTATAGTTTTGTTGTTTTGTTAAACATTAATAGGTAGTCCTGAGACACTGTTCAGTAGCTTCCTTCCATGTATCTaaacaaaaagtaaaagttaagATTTATCAAGCTGAGTTCcatcctgggatctgacttgtctagTAGTAACATCATCTGGGATCGTAACACTCTGATCAAATGGCTTCTGCATTTCCAGAAACAGAGTAAGACTCCAGGAACATCAGACCCTGAATGCACATAGTCCCATATTTAGGATGTCACAGTTAAAGATGCAAAGCAACCTTGAAATGCTGTGTATTTCTGTTCTGCTGTCTGAAACCGATAAATATTGCAATATGCAAAGTTCAAAGAATAATCAAACTTTCTTTTCAGCCTGTTACTCAACAATTTTAGCTTGATTGCAACACAACACTACTGTGGCAGAACAGTACTAAATGATCTGACTGCTTGTCTGACATGAAGTGCTGgaagagcagaaatttcctccaattaaatactgaGAAGATAGCTATTTTCTTTGGTCCCCACCACAAACTccatttataagaacataagaaataggagcaggagtaggccatctagcccctcgagcctgccccgccattcaataagatcatggctgatctgaagtggatcagttccacttacccgcctgatccctattacccctaattcccttaccgatcaggaatccatctatccgtgatttaaacatattcaacgaggtagcctccaccacttcaatgggcagagaattccagagattcaccaccctctgagagaagaagttcctcctcaactctgtcctaaactgacccccctttattttgaggctgtgccctctagttctagcttcctttctaagtagaaagaatctctccacctctaccctatccagccccttcattatcttatagtctctataagatcccccctcagccttctaaattccaacgagtacaaacccaatctgctcagtctctcctcataatcaacacccctcatctctggtatcaacctggtgaaccttctctgcactccctccaaggccaatatatccttccgcaaataaggggactaatactgcacacagtattccagctgcggcctcaccaatgccctgtacagatgcagcaagacatctctgcttttatattctatcccccttgcgatatagaccaacatcccatttgccttcttgatcacctgttgcacctgcagactgggtttttgcgtctcatgcacaaggacccccaggtccctttgcacagtagcatgttataattattttccatttagataataatccaatttgctattatttcctccaaagtgaataacctcgcatttgtcaacgttatactacatctgccagatcctcgcccactcactcagcctgtccaaatctctctgcagaccttctacgccctccacatgattcactttttcactttgtgtcgtctgcaaacttggttaccctacactcagtcccctcctccagatcgtctatataaatggtaaatagttgaggccccagtaccgatccctgcggcacgccactagttaccatctgccaaccagaaaagcacccatttattccgactctctgcttcctgtcagatagccaatccccaatccacgctaacaccctacccccaactccgtgtgacccaatcttcttcagcaaccttttgtgaggcaccttatcaaacgccttttggaaatccaaaaacaccgcatccaccggttcccctccgtcaaccgcactagtcacatcttcataaaaatccaacaagttcgtcaagcacgactttcccctcatgaatccatgctgcatctgcttaatcgaaccattcttatccagatgatctgctatttcttctttaatgatggattccagcattttcccaactacagacgttaagctaaccggcctgtagttacccgccttttgtctatttccttttttaaacagcggcataacattagccgttttccaatccgccggcactaccccagaatccaacgaattttgataaataaccactaacgcatccgctattacctctgacatttctttcagtgccctgggatgcattccatccgggcccggggacttgtccaccttcagtcccgttagtctaccaagcactgcctccctggtaacattaattgtattgagtgcctctcctcctaccaaccctctatcgttaatactcggtaaactatttgtggcttccaccgtgaagaccgacacaaaaaacttatttaaagtttcagccatttcctcatttcccactattaaatcccccttctcgtcctccaagggtccaactttcactcttgccactctattcctttttatatatttgtaaaagcttttactatcattttttatatttagagctagcctagcttcataacctatctttcctttctttatcgctttcttagtcgttctttgttgtttcttaaagttttcccaatcttccgattctccactatttttggccactctgtacgcatcggtcttcaatttaatactctccttaatttccttcgttatccacggctggttatcccttttcttacagtcgttctttatcaccggaatatattgttgctgagtactgaaaaggatctccttaaaaatcctccactgttcctcagctgtcctacctacaagtctgctctcccagtccaccttagccaattcagccctcatcctatcgtacgtccctctgttcaaacagaggacattggtatgggaccctactttctactcttccatttgtatcagaaattcgaccatattgtgatcactagacccaagagggtccttcacaaaaacatccttaattctacctacctcgttacacaataccagatctaagataactcgttccctcgtcggttctgtaacatgctgttcaaggtaactatcccgacagcattctaagaactcttcctccatcccaccccttccaacttgagtcagccaatcaatatgcaggttgaagtcccccatgattattgccgttccgtttttgcacgcatccattatttgcttgtttatagccctccccaacattattatttgggggcctatagaccacgcctactagtgtctttctccccctactattcacttgatattccttatctctacccataacaattccacgttttgttccttagagcctatgtcatccctcactacttcCCTGCTCACCTACTCTAGCACTCTCCTTGGCAACCATCTGAGGCTGAAGCAAACTATCTGCGATATTAGGATCATATTTGATCTCAAGTTGAGCTTTCAACCACATGTCTGTGCAATCACCAACACTGCCTATTTCCATCCCTGTAGCATTGGCTTACTCCACACCAGTCGCAGCTCATTTGCTGCCATACATATTTGGTGATGAATgcaaaggaacatcttaaaggaggaaagcgaggtgaAGAGGCGGAGTAAgttagagagagaattccaagaaTTAGGTCTAGGCAGCCTGGCCTCTAGTGGTAGGGCAATTGAAACGGGAAGCCAGTATTAGATGAGCGCATCTGCTTTGGAGAGTTGTGGTGGTGAAGGAGaatacagagataggaagagatGAGGCCATGGGGGATTTAAAGATtaaggtgagaattttaaaattgactcCCACTTAAGCAATGACTCTATGGGCGGATTTTTACCGGCTcactctgcccatcgatgggcagagcGATCCAGTAAGATCACGTGAGAACCAAGAAATCAGGATCaagcctgatttcttggctctcgtgATTTTACAAGACCTGGATTTCCAGCACggtcagcctcttgcccatttccggcaTTTAAATACGGTTTTACATCTGCCTAGggagcccggcgctcaatcgtccaggctcgcttgcctttctggcctcaccgggagaggttctctccagcgaggaaaacacctgctcctcatgaacggggaacagttgtgttggcctcgccagtggaaccggaggccattaagGCCCCCCCCAGGGAGGCTGAGGGCATGGCGGgggtggcagtgccaccctggcaccttggcattgccagcctggctgctgggcaatgcccaccaggcagtgatAGGAGGCAGGGCCAAAGGGGCGTGGGCCAAGGGACAGGGCCAGTGGGGACAGGCCAGGGGGCGGGGCcaaagggggtggggaggtctgctgccatctggcctatgattggtggggggaagggggtcccactgccactctgcctgcaattAGTGGGGGAGGGAGCACTTGGGGTGTGGGCCACCgcgattgcggggggggggagtggaactagttgaggctgcctgcagtagcaaggGCCAGACAGCTcttttgtctgtcagacccctgctactgttaatgcgcatgtgcagcatcagaggtctgcacatgcacattacCCCCCTCTAGAGGCTGTCTGGCGAGTTATGCCCCGCTCACTGCCCTTCTGGCTTGAAACTGACTCGCCCAAAATTTCAGAGACAGTGCTTAAGATTGGGCTTGAAAACCCACCAGGaaaacagatctggaactctcccattttcagactagctggacatttagagaaaatctcgtaaaattccactctATAGGTCAGTAAACAGGGCAGATGGGAGAACAGGATTTGGAGGAGTCAAGAAAATCGGCGATGAGGTAAAACTGGGTCAACATGAGAAAACAATGCTATGTTTTTGGCGTATCCTATCGATACAAAGTAGGAGGGAACCATGGATGGATTCTTGGGCAACACTGGAAGTAACTCAGTGGGTGCAGGAAGAGAAGTTATTGGAGGTGACTCGCTGGCAATGATAGTTAAGGACATTTGTCCAAGTATAATAATTATCCTTAGTTTCAAGATCCTTTCAATTATTTAGCAAAGATAATGGATGGCGTTTTATATGGCCTCGTTCATccaaaaaccgtaaaatcccgcccgaggtcaatggaccttccccttgtccgctcctcgcccacTGAGTTCTTTGgctggcggggcggtaaaattctgaccaatgTGTCTACCCAGTGCCAGTTGGCAGAAACAGAAAATTATGAATTATACCGGCGGCATCTGTGAGTTATGGTGGTACACAATTAGTCAATAAATTGTTTTATCCATTGTTCAAAAAATAAGTTGCCAACAGAAGAACTGAACTGTCGGACTGTGGAGAGCATATTTTCATGAAACGCCATGACGTTTTCTCTTACAGAAGGAGATGGAAGTGAATAATCTTAGAACTCAACTCCAGATAATGCAGGAGTGCCTGGATGGGATAAAACATGCACAAAGTCAGCAACATCAGAAAATGTGCGATCAGCTCAGTTCGTTTAAAGACCACTTTCAAGTCAAAGAAATACTGTCTGAGCTCCATAAACTCACTTCTAAAACAAGTCCTATTATCCAGGTGCAGAACGATACGACACAAACAACTCCCTGTTTAAATGAGCAGCTTTGCATTGTCAGTAAGAAGCAGGCTTTTTATGAAAGCACACGAGTTTGCAGATCATTCCAACCTCAACCGGCACTAACAGACAACCACCAACTTTGTGATAGCAAAGCAGCATGTGCAGAAATATTACCTAATGATAGTAGCAGTAATTATCTGAATGTTTCCCAGAAAGCTTTACCAGAGGCAGCCAGGATGGGGCAGTGTACTTTCATTCATGAACATAATGCCACGTCTTCATGTTGTAGAGGCAAAGCTGAAGACACTTCATCGTGTTCTACTGAAACAAGTTCAAACCACATAATATCTGCACACCCCATCAAGCAGATTGCGCACAGGGAGGTTTTGCCAAATGGATTAGCTTCTCGAGCACTTTCCCATGCAGATGTCAAATTAGCTGAACACCACAATGGCTCAAAGAGCAAATCACCACATACTTCCAATGCACCTGAACAGCACAGTATTCAGAAAATGCATCGCAGTGACAAAGAAAACAAATGGGATGCTGTACTTTTCAATCCAAGCGTAAAATATAAAGTTGGTCAGAATATGTGGCAGGACATAACGGTGAGGAATAACAATACAAGGAGAGGTTGTCGTGCTCCTCCAGGCAGAAAGGTTGCAGCTGGAAGATGCACTAAAAGAAAAATCACCTACGTTACACAAAGTAAGGAAAAGGAAAACATCACCAAAGCATCAAATAAACCAAAGGCGGTGAATATCGTCATGAAACAAACTGTTCTGGATAAACCGAAGTTTAAAGCAGTCACCCAGAGACAGACAAATATGGGTGAAAAGAAAGTGTTGGGCAATGCTTATGAAAAGCGAAGATACCCCCTTGAAGGGCTTTATGTGAGAGATGGG of Mustelus asterias chromosome 3, sMusAst1.hap1.1, whole genome shotgun sequence contains these proteins:
- the ccdc36 gene encoding interactor of HORMAD1 protein 1 is translated as MNSNLWNIREMLSIPTGPGMNKASTRNSAPSDYSSLTDSQFLFGSQFCPENSESQDFNLPSRTLKSSQQNSQQIESESRFYEKYQAKPYLFAAESKETRSLTQSCAGKPKGLLEQFEIRRRKAKDKEESELFNNWISKLQDSIEGIITCFNNLEKKAELHNKLVLEGLESMSKTMQENINSHYESIMSALETKSSTEQILEMDKRLVAKEMEVNNLRTQLQIMQECLDGIKHAQSQQHQKMCDQLSSFKDHFQVKEILSELHKLTSKTSPIIQVQNDTTQTTPCLNEQLCIVSKKQAFYESTRVCRSFQPQPALTDNHQLCDSKAACAEILPNDSSSNYLNVSQKALPEAARMGQCTFIHEHNATSSCCRGKAEDTSSCSTETSSNHIISAHPIKQIAHREVLPNGLASRALSHADVKLAEHHNGSKSKSPHTSNAPEQHSIQKMHRSDKENKWDAVLFNPSVKYKVGQNMWQDITVRNNNTRRGCRAPPGRKVAAGRCTKRKITYVTQSKEKENITKASNKPKAVNIVMKQTVLDKPKFKAVTQRQTNMGEKKVLGNAYEKRRYPLEGLYVRDGSWQGRVKKENDPQQQNVRKEIPKTAKRNLSWQPPNFLQGNYLQNGIKSECQLQSWFSPLSLTQESSYDKLPNPSFGKEAQNKTQLNLFDSSDDSDIYM